Below is a genomic region from Motilibacter rhizosphaerae.
AGCGTCGCGGCCGCCTCGGGGCTGCCGCTCTCGAGGAGCGTGCGCCCCCGCTGGTACCAGTCGTAGACCTCGCCGCCCGGACCGCGACCCTCGTCGTCCCCACGCTCGACGCTCGGCTCCACGCCCGGCCCCCTTCCACGAGTCCACGCCAGTCTCGCACCTCAGCCGGAGCGGCCGCGCGTCGCCAGGCGCGCCTTGTCCACCAGCACCTCCGTGCGGCTGGCGGGGCCTCCCGCGGAGCGCCAGAAGCGGCGCCGCAGCGCGCCCTCGACCGACACCGTCGTGCCCGGCGCCCAGGCGAGGACCCGCCGCTGCAGGCCCGGGGCCCGCACCACGCAGTCGACCGTGTCGACG
It encodes:
- a CDS encoding single-stranded DNA-binding protein — protein: MRAPAPTAAPDAGPAPLQPDDNRVFLTGRLPAAPEERELPSGDTIVVLRLVVRRPADPRGGPTVDTVDCVVRAPGLQRRVLAWAPGTTVSVEGALRRRFWRSAGGPASRTEVLVDKARLATRGRSG